A genomic segment from Corylus avellana chromosome ca5, CavTom2PMs-1.0 encodes:
- the LOC132180805 gene encoding acid beta-fructofuranosidase 1, vacuolar-like, with product METNPPQTSTASYLGDAHYTSLPDGHSSPVSPRRPLRVFAVILTSVVFLVSLVALIVSQSQQLLDAAERGRGHLSTSKTASFSDASRPVARGVAEGVSAKSNPSLSGDEVSYNWTNAMFSWQRTAYHFQPEENWMNDPDGPLYHKGWYHLFYQYNPDSAVWGNITWGHAVSVDLIHWLYLPLAMVPDKWYDWNGVWTGSATVLPDGQIVMLYTGDTDNYVQVQNLAYPANLSDPLLLDWVKYSGNPVLIPPTGIAPKDFRDPTTGWLGPDGKWRVTIGSKVNKTGISLVYTTTNFTTYELLDHVLHAVPGTGMWECVDFYPVSINGTTGLDTSANGPGLKYVLKASLDDTKLDHYALGTYFSENDTWIPDNPAEDVGIGLRYDYGRYYASKTFYDPNKERRILWGWINETDTETDDLEKGWASLQTIPRTVLFDNKTGTNILQWPVEEVESLRLNSTDFDGVLVEPGSIVELDIGTATQLDIFADFEIESLGSDENNETDGGCNGGAVERRSLGPFGLLVIADQTLSELTPIYFRLANSSDGNLKTYFCADERRSTKATSVFNQIYGSEVPVLDDEKYSMRVLVDHSIVESFAQGGRTVITSRVYPTEAIYGATRLFLFNNATGVNVKATLKIWQMNSAFIHPFPLDQI from the exons ATGGAGACCAACCCTCCCCAAACATCCACCGCCTCTTATCTTGGGGATGCCCATTACACTTCCTTACCGGACGGCCACTCCTCCCCAGTAAGTCCCCGGCGGCCCTTGAGGGTATTTGCTGTGATCCTTACGTCGGTTGTTTTTCTCGTGTCATTGGTCGCATTGATCGTTAGCCAAAGCCAACAACTCTTAGATGCAGCTGAAAGAGGCCGGGGACATTTGTCGACGTCAAAAACTGCATCGTTTTCCGACGCTTCGAGGCCGGTTGCAAGAGGGGTGGCAGAAGGGGTGTCAGCGAAATCCAACCCGTCCCTTTCCGGTGATGAAGTTTCCTACAATTGGACAAATGCTATGTTTTCTTGGCAGCGAACTGCCTACCATTTTCAACCTGAAGAGAACTGGATGAATG ATCCTGATG GTCCATTGTATCATAAGGGATGGTACCATCTATTCTACCAATACAACCCAGATTCGGCTGTGTGGGGCAACATCACGTGGGGTCATGCCGTATCAGTTGACCTGATCCACTGGCTTTATCTCCCACTTGCGATGGTCCCTGATAAATGGTATGATTGGAATGGCGTGTGGACTGGGTCTGCGACCGTGCTTCCAGATGGCCAAATCGTAATGTTGTATACCGGGGACACAGATAATTACGTGCAGGTTCAAAATCTTGCATACCCTGCCAACCTATCTGATCCCCTCCTCTTGGATTGGGTCAAGTACTCGGGTAATCCAGTCTTGATCCCCCCAACTGGAATTGCCCCTAAAGATTTTCGTGACCCAACTACCGGATGGCTTGGACCCGATGGAAAGTGGCGGGTCACAATTGGATCCAAAGTCAATAAAACAGGTATTTCGCTAGTGTATACAACCACAAACTTTACAACATATGAGCTATTGGATCACGTCTTGCATGCGGTTCCTGGAACGGGTATGTGGGAATGCGTGGACTTTTATCCCGTTTCAATTAATGGGACCACCGGTTTGGATACGTCAGCAAATGGTCCGGGACTTAAGTATGTATTAAAGGCTAGTTTGGATGATACAAAGCTAGATCATTATGCACTTGGAACCTATTTTTCAGAGAACGATACATGGATTCCCGATAACCCGGCTGAGGATGTGGGTATCGGCTTGCGGTATGACTATGGAAGGTACTATGCATCAAAGACATTTTATGACCCGAACAAGGAGAGGCGGATCCTATGGGGATGGATTAATGAAACTGATACGGAAACTGATGATTTGGAAAAGGGGTGGGCATCTCTCCAG ACCATTCCAAGGACTGTGTTGTTTGACAACAAGACCGGCACCAACATTCTTCAATGGCCCGTGGAAGAGGTAGAGAGCTTGAGACTAAACAGCACAGACTTTGATGGTGTGTTGGTCGAACCCGGATCAATTGTGGAGCTAGACATTGGCACAGCGACACAG TTGGACATATTCGCCGATTTTGAAATAGAGTCATTAGGATCGGATGAGAATAATGAAACTGATGGAGGTTGCAATGGCGGTGCTGTTGAGAGACGCAGTTTGGGACCATTTGGCCTCTTGGTTATTGCTGACCAAACGCTCTCTGAACTCACCCCTATTTATTTCCGCCTTGCCAATTCAAGTGATGGTAATCTCAAGACTTACTTTTGTGCAGATGAAAGAAG GTCAACAAAGGCTACTAGtgtttttaatcaaatttatggAAGCGAAGTTCCTGTGCTTGATGATGAAAAATATTCCATGAGAGTGTTG GTTGACCATTCAATTGTGGAGAGCTTTGCTCAAGGAGGAAGGACGGTGATCACATCACGGGTTTATCCAACAGAAGCAATTTACGGAGCAACACGATTGTTTTTATTCAACAATGCAACTGGAGTGAATGTGAAGGCTACACTTAAGATATGGCAGATGAATTCTGCATTTATTCACCCTTTCCCATTGGACCAAATTTAG